In one Elephas maximus indicus isolate mEleMax1 chromosome 9, mEleMax1 primary haplotype, whole genome shotgun sequence genomic region, the following are encoded:
- the LOC126082430 gene encoding olfactory receptor 13C9-like — MEWENQTILVEFFLKGLSGYPRLELLFFVLILIMYVFILLGNGTLILISILDSHLHTPMYFFLGNLSFLDICYTTTSIPSTLVSFLSERKNISFSGCAVQMFLGLAMGTTECVLLGMMAFDRYVAICNPLRYPIIMSKNSYVPMASGSWFAGVINSAVQTMFVVQLPFCRHNIINHFSCEILAVMKLACADISGNEFIMLVATTLLILMPLLLIVISYSLIISSILKVRSSEGRSKAFSTCSAHLTVVIIFYGTILFMYMKPKSKETLNSNALDATDKLISMFYGVMTPMLNPLIYSLRNKDVKEAVKLLLKKRFINKRVE; from the coding sequence atGGAATGGGAAAACCAAACCATTCTGGTGGAATTCTTTCTGAAGGGCCTTTCTGGTTACCCAAGGCTcgagctactcttttttgttctGATCTTAATAatgtatgtgttcattcttctgggcaaTGGCACCCTTATTTTAATCAGCATCTTGGACTCTCACcttcacacacccatgtacttcttcctgggGAATCTCTCCTTCCTAGACATCTGCTACACCACCACCTCCATTCCCTCCACACTGGTAAGTTTCCTCTCAGAGAGAAAGaacatttctttttctggctgTGCAGTGCAGATGTTCCTTGGTTTGGCCATGGGGACGACAGAGTGTGTGCTCTTGGGCATGATGGCctttgaccgctatgtggccatatgCAACCCTCTAAGATATCCCATTATTATGAGCAAGAATTCCTATGTGCCCATGGCATCTGGGTCCTGGTTTGCAGGGGTTATCAATTCTGCAGTACAAACAATGTTTGTGGTACAATTGCCTTTCTGCAGGCATAACATCATCAATCATTTTTCCTGTGAAATTCTGGCTGTCATGAAGTTGGCTTGTGCTGACATCTCAGGCAATGAGTTTATCATGCTCGTGGCCACAACATTGTTAATATTGATGCCACTGCTCTTGATTGTCATCTCGTATTCACTAATCATTTCCAGCATTCTCAAGGTCCGTTCCTCTGAGGGGAGAagcaaagccttctccacctgttcAGCCCACCTGACTGTAGTGATTATATTCTATGGGACTATTCTCTTCATGTACATGAAGCCCAAATCTAAAGAGACACTTAATTCAAATGCCTTGGATGCTACAGACAAACTTATATCCATGTTCTATGGGGTGATGACTCCCATGTTGAATCCTTTAATATATAGTCTCAGAAACAAGGATGTGAAGGAGGCAGTAAAACTGCTACTAAAGAAAAGGTTCATTAACAAGCGAGTAGAATAA